One part of the Arachidicoccus terrestris genome encodes these proteins:
- a CDS encoding type I restriction endonuclease subunit R codes for MLQYRTIAESNNFIVLDKYTKYSEVNEPTAVYQTESSLEKEFVSDLVNQGYENPKELTTATAMLNNVRTQLQALNNVLFADAEWERYVEEYLDRPSDSLIEKTRKIQDDYVYDFVFDDGHIQNIYLVDKDNLSRNKVQVISQFAQKGSHANRYDVTILVNGLPIVQVELKKRGVAIREAFNQVHRYSKESFNGSNSLYKYLQLFVISNGTDSRYFANTVQRDKNSFDFTMNWARADNSLIKDLKDFTATFLQKHTLLNILFTYSVFDINNTLLIMRPYQIAATERLIWKIKSSYLSKKWSKPEGGGYIWHTTGSGKTLTSFKAARLATGLDFVDKVFFVVDRKDLDYQTMKEYQRFSPDSVNGSNSTAGLKRNIEKEDNKIIVTTIQKLNNLMKSENDLAIYHKQVVFIFDEAHRSQFGEAQKNLKKKFKRYYQFGFTGTPIFPENALGAETTEGVFGHQLHSYVITDAIRDDKVLKFKVDYNNVQPKFKKVEIEKDEKKLSAAENKRALLHPIRIREISQYILQNYRLKTHRSQGGNNGFNAMFAVNSVDAAKCYYEELTRQQNASEKPLKIATIFSFAANEEQSAVGDIGDETFEPTAMDSSAKEFLAKAIKDYNVMFKTSFGIDSKAFQNYYRDLAKRVKSREVDLIIVVGMFLTGFDAPKLNTLFVDKNLRYHGLIQAFSRTNRIFDAAKTFGNIITFRDLEQPTIEAITLFGDSNTRNVILEKSYAEYLEGFKDIATGEARRGYIEIVNELNQKFPNPDEIIKEKDKKEFTKLFGEYLRVENILQNFDEYTHLKELQSIDPGDHEAIETFKKEHFITDEDLGAMQEVNLLPERTVQDYRSTYNDIRDWLRRDQEGKEPEESKIDWDDVVFEVELLKSQEINLDYILELIFEHNKKTKDKADLVDEIRRVVRASIGSRAKEGLIVDFINETNLDSIQDKASIIDAFFTYAQGKQRTEALQLIEEENLHVEAAKRYITTSLKREYASENGTELNAILPKMSPLNPQYLTKKQTVFQKISAFIEKFKGVGGLL; via the coding sequence ATGTTGCAATATAGAACCATCGCAGAATCGAATAATTTTATCGTTCTCGATAAATATACCAAATACTCAGAAGTAAACGAGCCTACTGCCGTTTACCAAACTGAATCATCTCTCGAAAAGGAGTTTGTTAGCGACCTCGTCAACCAAGGCTACGAAAATCCAAAAGAGTTAACCACAGCCACGGCCATGTTGAATAATGTTAGGACACAGCTCCAGGCGCTTAATAACGTATTGTTTGCAGATGCTGAATGGGAGCGTTATGTAGAAGAATATTTGGATAGGCCCAGTGACAGTCTTATAGAAAAAACAAGGAAAATCCAGGATGATTACGTTTATGATTTTGTGTTTGATGATGGTCATATCCAGAATATCTACCTTGTGGATAAAGATAACCTTTCTCGAAATAAGGTTCAAGTGATCTCCCAATTTGCACAAAAAGGTTCTCATGCCAATCGTTATGATGTAACGATTTTGGTAAATGGCCTGCCAATTGTTCAAGTTGAACTGAAGAAACGAGGCGTTGCTATTCGGGAGGCGTTTAACCAGGTTCACCGCTATTCAAAGGAAAGCTTTAACGGTAGCAATTCGCTTTATAAGTATCTTCAACTCTTTGTTATTTCGAACGGTACTGATAGCCGTTATTTTGCCAATACAGTTCAAAGGGATAAAAATAGCTTTGATTTTACTATGAACTGGGCGAGGGCTGATAACTCACTTATTAAAGATCTTAAGGATTTTACTGCGACCTTTTTACAAAAGCACACGCTCCTGAATATTTTATTTACTTATTCTGTTTTCGATATTAACAATACGCTGCTTATTATGAGGCCTTATCAGATTGCAGCTACTGAAAGACTGATATGGAAAATTAAAAGTTCATACCTTTCTAAAAAATGGTCTAAGCCCGAAGGAGGTGGCTATATCTGGCATACCACAGGATCGGGTAAAACCTTGACCAGTTTTAAAGCGGCAAGACTTGCGACAGGATTGGATTTCGTAGATAAAGTTTTTTTTGTTGTTGACAGAAAGGATCTTGACTACCAAACAATGAAGGAATATCAACGATTTTCTCCAGATAGTGTCAATGGTTCAAATAGCACTGCAGGACTAAAACGGAATATAGAAAAGGAGGATAATAAAATCATCGTCACTACCATTCAGAAGTTGAATAACCTCATGAAAAGTGAAAATGATTTGGCCATTTATCACAAACAGGTAGTCTTTATATTTGATGAAGCGCATCGTTCACAATTTGGCGAGGCACAGAAGAACTTAAAGAAGAAGTTTAAGAGATACTATCAATTTGGATTCACGGGAACACCTATATTTCCAGAAAATGCGTTAGGTGCTGAGACCACGGAAGGAGTGTTTGGACATCAATTACATTCTTACGTAATTACAGATGCTATTCGAGACGATAAAGTATTAAAATTCAAAGTTGATTATAATAATGTCCAGCCAAAGTTTAAGAAAGTTGAAATAGAAAAGGACGAGAAAAAGTTAAGTGCAGCCGAAAATAAGCGGGCGTTACTGCATCCTATCCGTATTCGAGAGATTTCTCAATATATCTTACAGAATTACCGTCTAAAAACACATAGAAGTCAGGGAGGTAACAATGGTTTTAATGCTATGTTTGCAGTAAATAGTGTTGATGCGGCCAAATGTTATTACGAGGAATTAACCCGACAGCAAAATGCCAGCGAAAAGCCACTTAAAATTGCGACCATATTTTCTTTTGCCGCTAATGAGGAACAAAGTGCTGTTGGAGACATAGGAGATGAAACTTTCGAGCCTACAGCCATGGATAGTAGTGCAAAGGAGTTTCTGGCCAAAGCTATTAAGGACTATAATGTGATGTTTAAAACCAGTTTTGGTATTGACAGTAAGGCGTTTCAGAATTATTATCGAGATCTCGCAAAGCGTGTAAAAAGCAGGGAAGTGGACCTGATTATCGTGGTTGGCATGTTCCTTACCGGGTTTGATGCACCCAAACTCAATACCTTATTTGTAGATAAAAACCTGCGTTATCATGGACTAATCCAAGCCTTTTCCCGTACCAATAGGATTTTTGATGCTGCAAAAACTTTTGGTAATATTATTACTTTCAGGGATTTAGAACAACCTACGATTGAAGCTATTACTCTTTTTGGGGATAGTAATACCAGAAACGTAATCCTGGAAAAAAGTTATGCTGAATATTTAGAGGGTTTTAAGGATATTGCGACCGGGGAAGCACGCCGAGGTTATATTGAGATTGTAAATGAATTAAATCAAAAGTTTCCAAACCCTGATGAAATTATTAAGGAAAAGGATAAAAAGGAGTTTACCAAACTTTTTGGTGAATACCTGCGTGTCGAAAATATTTTACAAAATTTTGATGAATACACGCATCTAAAAGAACTTCAATCAATAGATCCAGGTGATCATGAAGCAATTGAAACATTTAAGAAAGAGCATTTTATTACAGATGAGGACCTCGGAGCTATGCAGGAAGTTAATCTACTTCCAGAGCGGACTGTTCAAGATTATCGTTCAACCTATAATGATATTCGTGACTGGTTGCGACGGGACCAAGAAGGTAAAGAGCCTGAAGAATCAAAAATTGATTGGGACGATGTTGTGTTCGAAGTAGAACTCCTCAAATCACAGGAGATAAACCTAGATTATATTCTTGAGTTAATATTTGAACACAATAAAAAGACAAAAGATAAGGCTGATTTAGTAGACGAAATACGTCGGGTTGTCCGAGCAAGTATTGGTAGCAGGGCAAAGGAAGGCTTAATAGTTGATTTTATTAATGAAACCAACCTTGACAGCATACAGGATAAGGCGAGTATAATTGATGCTTTCTTCACCTACGCTCAGGGCAAACAAAGAACGGAGGCCCTTCAGTTAATTGAGGAGGAGAATTTGCATGTAGAGGCCGCGAAACGATATATAACCACTTCATTGAAGCGCGAATATGCTAGCGAAAATGGTACTGAGCTTAACGCCATTTTACCAAAGATGAGTCCTTTGAACCCTCAGTACTTGACTAAAAAACAAACGGTCTTTCAGAAAATTAGCGCATTTATTGAAAAGTTTAAGGGGGTCGGTGGATTATTATAG
- a CDS encoding ATP-binding protein, protein MTQTLTEIAQALIDTDKKVQLIYAFNGTGKTRLSCEFKELIAPKNMGDAGDAEEGQGIQVLYYNAFTEDLFYWDNDLDTDVNRKLLIRPNSFTNLVLQVLREQGLEGNIISNFQHFASNRLTPRFNEDYTEITFSIERGNDEQIENIKISKGEESNLIWCVFYSLLEQVVEVLNIPELENRPKYKFNDLQFVFIDDPVSSLDENHLIELAVNLVELIKKSVNLKFIISTHSPLFYNVLYSELGVKEGNILRKEEDGTFELAPKKGNSNNSFSYHLFLKRTIEEAIMSNTIQKYHFTLLRNLYEKTASFLGYQRWSELLPDDKQTYYNRIIQFTSHSTLSDEVVAEPTVAEKKIVEFLLKYLIENKYYNEKIKEQNVAI, encoded by the coding sequence ATGACTCAAACACTAACTGAAATAGCACAAGCACTTATAGATACTGATAAAAAGGTTCAGTTAATTTATGCCTTTAATGGCACAGGAAAGACACGGCTCTCATGTGAATTTAAAGAACTGATAGCACCTAAAAATATGGGAGATGCAGGGGATGCAGAAGAGGGACAAGGAATACAAGTTCTTTATTACAATGCGTTTACTGAAGATTTATTCTATTGGGATAATGATTTGGATACTGATGTTAATAGGAAACTTTTAATTCGCCCGAATAGTTTTACAAATTTGGTTCTTCAAGTTCTTAGAGAGCAAGGTCTTGAAGGTAACATTATTTCCAATTTTCAGCATTTTGCAAGTAATAGATTGACCCCACGATTCAATGAAGATTACACTGAAATTACGTTTTCGATAGAAAGAGGTAACGATGAACAGATTGAAAATATTAAAATTTCAAAAGGGGAGGAAAGCAATTTAATTTGGTGCGTATTTTATAGCCTACTCGAACAAGTCGTTGAAGTATTAAATATTCCAGAACTTGAAAATCGTCCAAAGTATAAATTTAATGATTTACAATTTGTATTTATTGATGATCCTGTAAGTTCCTTGGACGAAAATCACTTAATAGAATTAGCCGTAAATTTAGTGGAACTAATTAAGAAATCAGTTAATTTGAAGTTCATAATTTCAACACACAGTCCGTTATTTTACAATGTGCTTTACAGTGAGCTTGGAGTTAAAGAAGGGAATATTTTGAGGAAAGAAGAAGACGGTACATTTGAACTTGCACCAAAGAAAGGGAATTCAAACAACAGTTTCTCATATCACCTTTTTTTAAAACGCACTATTGAGGAGGCGATAATGTCTAATACTATTCAAAAATACCACTTTACACTTTTACGAAACCTGTACGAGAAAACAGCAAGCTTTTTAGGGTATCAGCGCTGGTCGGAGTTATTACCCGACGATAAACAAACTTACTACAATAGGATCATTCAATTTACAAGCCACTCTACTTTATCAGATGAAGTTGTTGCTGAACCAACTGTCGCTGAGAAAAAGATTGTTGAGTTTTTGTTAAAATATTTAATTGAAAATAAATATTATAATGAGAAAATAAAAGAACAAAATGTTGCAATATAG
- a CDS encoding restriction endonuclease subunit S, whose amino-acid sequence MSYIDKLLQGTSVEWKTLGATCEIKTGKCITKNDSSASALYPIISGGKEPMGYYDKFNRIENTVTISRVGANAGYVCFIERKFYLNDKCFSVLPKEKYKSKIDNKFLFYNLKAKETSITELQSQGGVPTINTTKVGSISIPIPPLSVQKEIVRILDKFTELTAELTAELTARKKQYEYYRDKLLNFNDLEINGGCKWLTMSELCKIGDGLHGTPIYNDNGEFYFINGNNLDNGRIVFNNKTKRVDEIMYNKHGIDFTIENTVFLSINGTIGSVALYNNEKIVLGKSVAFFNIESTELYSRYLYYFLQTNYSTNYFEAQKTGSTIKNLGLSALRNYKIPIPPLEEQKRIVSILDKFDTITTSICEGLPKEIELRKKQYEYYRDLLLTFK is encoded by the coding sequence ATGAGCTACATAGATAAATTATTACAAGGCACAAGCGTGGAATGGAAGACGTTGGGAGCTACTTGTGAGATTAAAACAGGGAAATGTATAACCAAAAATGATAGTTCTGCCTCCGCACTATATCCAATCATAAGTGGTGGAAAAGAACCAATGGGATACTATGATAAATTCAATAGAATAGAAAATACTGTTACGATTTCTCGTGTTGGTGCTAACGCAGGGTATGTTTGTTTCATAGAACGTAAATTCTACTTAAACGACAAATGTTTTTCAGTTCTACCAAAAGAAAAATACAAGTCCAAAATTGACAATAAGTTTTTGTTCTATAATCTTAAAGCAAAGGAAACGAGCATAACAGAATTACAAAGCCAAGGAGGAGTGCCAACAATCAATACAACGAAAGTTGGAAGTATTTCAATCCCCATTCCGCCTCTTTCCGTTCAAAAGGAAATCGTCCGCATTTTAGATAAATTCACCGAGCTTACAGCCGAGCTTACAGCCGAGCTTACAGCTCGTAAGAAACAGTATGAATATTATAGAGATAAGTTATTGAATTTCAATGACTTAGAAATTAATGGGGGGTGTAAATGGCTGACAATGAGTGAGTTATGTAAAATTGGTGATGGATTACACGGAACTCCTATTTACAACGACAATGGTGAATTTTATTTTATAAATGGAAATAATTTAGATAATGGTAGAATTGTTTTTAATAATAAAACAAAAAGGGTAGATGAAATTATGTATAATAAACACGGAATTGATTTTACTATTGAGAATACTGTTTTTCTTTCAATAAATGGCACAATTGGAAGTGTTGCTCTTTATAATAATGAAAAAATTGTGCTTGGCAAGTCCGTGGCATTTTTCAATATTGAATCAACAGAACTTTATTCAAGGTATTTGTATTATTTTTTACAAACTAATTATTCCACTAATTATTTTGAAGCGCAAAAAACAGGTTCAACTATTAAAAATTTAGGATTAAGTGCACTAAGAAATTATAAAATACCCATTCCTCCACTCGAAGAACAAAAACGCATTGTTTCTATTCTTGACAAATTCGATACGATTACCACTTCCATATGCGAAGGTTTGCCAAAAGAAATAGAATTACGAAAAAAGCAGTATGAATATTATAGGGATTTACTGTTGACGTTTAAATAA
- the rhuM gene encoding RhuM family protein, with amino-acid sequence MSEIILYTTGDGLTKINVKLDDETVWLTIDQMAELFNKSRSTINEHILNIYNEEELREVDTIRKIGISDFSTKPTNHYNLDVIIYVGYRVKSVQGTRFRQWATQRLKEYIVKGFTMDDERLKNLGGGNYWKELLNRIRDIRSSERVMYRQVLELYATAIDYDPKSEESLTFFKIVQNKLHYAAHGKTASEVIYLRVDSDKPFAGLANFKSDQPTQAEAMIAKNFLDEKELKVLNNLVAALFDLAELNAVEEREMRMEDYVRELDNILNSTGRKVLKNGVLYLI; translated from the coding sequence ATGAGTGAAATAATTTTATACACGACAGGCGATGGTTTGACTAAAATCAATGTCAAGCTCGACGATGAAACCGTTTGGCTGACCATAGACCAAATGGCTGAATTGTTTAATAAAAGCCGTTCTACAATTAATGAACACATTCTTAATATTTACAATGAAGAAGAGCTTCGCGAAGTAGATACCATAAGAAAAATCGGAATTTCCGATTTTTCTACCAAACCAACCAATCACTACAATCTCGATGTCATCATTTATGTTGGTTATCGTGTTAAATCCGTCCAAGGAACTCGTTTTAGGCAATGGGCCACACAACGGTTAAAGGAGTATATTGTAAAAGGGTTCACAATGGACGATGAACGTCTTAAGAATCTAGGCGGTGGCAATTACTGGAAAGAATTATTAAACCGTATACGTGATATTCGTTCCAGCGAAAGGGTAATGTACCGGCAGGTGTTGGAATTGTATGCCACGGCTATCGATTATGACCCTAAAAGCGAAGAAAGCCTGACATTTTTTAAAATTGTCCAAAATAAATTGCATTATGCCGCTCATGGTAAAACCGCAAGCGAAGTGATTTATTTGCGTGTGGACAGCGATAAGCCTTTTGCAGGTTTAGCCAATTTTAAAAGCGACCAACCCACACAAGCCGAAGCGATGATTGCCAAAAACTTCTTGGACGAAAAAGAACTGAAAGTGTTGAACAATTTGGTGGCGGCTTTATTTGATTTGGCTGAACTAAATGCAGTAGAAGAGCGGGAAATGCGAATGGAGGATTATGTTCGGGAACTGGATAATATCCTAAACTCGACAGGCAGGAAGGTTCTCAAAAATGGGGTTCTATATCTCATTTAA
- a CDS encoding type I restriction-modification system subunit M — MTKKGDAQRAELQAKIWKIANDVRGAVDGWDFKQFVLGALFYRFISENFTSYIEGGDDSVDYASFPDSKLTAAIKEDAIKTKGYFIYPSQLFANVAQGANTNKNLNTDLKAIFDAIEGSASGFPSELDIKGLFADFDTTSSRLGNTVERKNSRLAAVLKGVGELNFGDFEDNQIDLFGDAYEFLISNYAANAGKSGGEFFTPQHVSKLIAQLAMHKQTSVNKIYDPACGSGSLLLQAKKHFDSHIIEEGFYGQEINHTTYNLARMNMFLHNINYDKFHLVLGDTLRDPQLGDEKPFDAIVSNPPYSVSWIGSDDPTLINDDRFAPAGVLAPKSKADFAFVLHALSYLSSKGRAAIVCFPGIFYRGGAEQKIRKYLIDNNFVETVISLAPNLFYGTSIAVNILVLSKHKPDTKTQFIDASGEGFFKKVTNNNVLEQTHIEKIMSMFDSKKNVDYFAKSVDNNKIAENDYNLSVSSYIEAKDTREVIDIEELNQEISKTVKKINSLRTDIEKIVKEIEA, encoded by the coding sequence ATGACGAAAAAGGGGGATGCACAAAGAGCTGAATTACAGGCAAAAATATGGAAAATTGCCAATGATGTGCGGGGTGCTGTAGATGGTTGGGATTTTAAGCAGTTCGTATTGGGAGCGTTATTCTACCGGTTTATTAGTGAGAATTTTACAAGCTATATAGAAGGTGGTGACGATAGCGTTGACTATGCAAGCTTTCCAGATAGTAAGCTAACAGCAGCAATAAAAGAAGACGCCATTAAAACCAAAGGTTACTTTATCTATCCCAGTCAACTTTTTGCAAATGTTGCCCAGGGTGCCAACACAAACAAAAATCTAAATACAGACCTGAAAGCCATTTTTGATGCTATTGAAGGCTCCGCAAGTGGTTTCCCTTCTGAACTGGATATCAAGGGGTTGTTTGCTGATTTTGATACGACTAGCTCTCGCTTAGGTAATACTGTTGAAAGAAAGAATAGTAGGCTGGCCGCAGTTTTGAAAGGCGTAGGAGAGCTTAACTTCGGGGATTTTGAAGACAATCAAATTGATCTGTTTGGAGATGCGTATGAATTTCTCATTTCCAATTATGCAGCCAATGCGGGGAAATCAGGTGGCGAATTTTTTACGCCACAACATGTTTCTAAGCTAATTGCACAATTGGCCATGCATAAACAAACTTCTGTCAATAAGATTTATGACCCAGCCTGTGGTTCTGGCTCCTTATTATTACAGGCAAAAAAGCATTTTGATAGTCATATCATCGAAGAAGGTTTTTATGGTCAGGAAATTAACCATACCACTTATAACCTGGCCCGAATGAATATGTTTTTGCACAATATTAATTACGACAAGTTTCACCTCGTTTTGGGCGATACACTCCGTGATCCGCAATTAGGGGATGAAAAGCCATTTGACGCCATTGTTTCCAATCCACCGTATTCAGTTAGTTGGATAGGATCAGATGACCCCACGCTGATTAATGATGATCGTTTTGCCCCTGCAGGTGTGCTGGCTCCTAAATCTAAGGCAGACTTTGCCTTTGTATTGCATGCTCTTAGCTACCTTTCCAGTAAAGGAAGAGCCGCTATCGTCTGCTTCCCGGGAATCTTTTACCGGGGTGGAGCAGAACAAAAGATTCGTAAGTATTTGATTGATAATAATTTTGTGGAAACCGTTATCTCTTTAGCCCCCAACCTGTTTTATGGGACATCCATCGCTGTAAACATTCTAGTGCTCTCAAAACATAAACCAGACACTAAAACACAGTTTATTGATGCTAGCGGCGAAGGCTTCTTTAAGAAGGTCACCAATAATAATGTACTCGAACAAACACATATCGAAAAGATTATGTCAATGTTCGATAGCAAAAAGAATGTGGATTATTTTGCGAAATCCGTTGACAATAATAAAATAGCTGAAAATGATTATAACCTGTCTGTAAGCTCTTATATAGAGGCAAAGGATACACGTGAAGTAATTGATATTGAGGAATTAAACCAAGAAATATCAAAGACCGTAAAAAAGATAAATTCGCTTCGGACGGATATTGAAAAAATTGTTAAGGAGATTGAAGCATGA
- a CDS encoding relaxase/mobilization nuclease domain-containing protein, producing the protein MIGKFILGTSFSGLVNYLISDKKHKGNDLLSKPMVGRAEILGYNNIYGDKDDLIRQFTEVSQLNRRQSKPVLHLSLSFSKSDPVTTDLIFKIVDELAKDFNFVDNQYLIIRHHDTSETHGHVHLCINRVNLSGKTNVSDSHSYKRTSDFCRKIETKYDLQAVMAPRRFLPKNQRLIPRKDNRKLKLKKLIKEAVAKAKSIEDLSLLLAEKGIKTIKGRGLSFVDNKSMKIKGSEIGYSLAKVEKQIKVNLNPEKRPIVRDLKQRIQKISR; encoded by the coding sequence ATGATCGGTAAGTTTATCCTGGGTACCAGTTTTTCTGGGCTGGTCAATTACTTAATTTCTGATAAGAAACATAAAGGCAATGACCTATTATCTAAACCAATGGTTGGTCGGGCGGAGATCTTGGGTTATAATAATATATATGGTGATAAAGATGATTTAATAAGACAGTTCACTGAAGTTAGCCAACTAAACCGGCGCCAGTCTAAACCAGTACTTCATCTATCTCTAAGTTTTTCAAAAAGCGATCCAGTTACGACTGATCTAATATTCAAGATTGTGGATGAACTAGCTAAAGACTTCAATTTTGTAGACAATCAATATCTAATTATCAGACACCACGATACATCAGAGACCCACGGGCATGTGCATCTATGCATTAACCGGGTCAATTTAAGTGGCAAAACAAACGTGTCAGATAGCCATTCGTATAAAAGAACATCTGATTTCTGCCGCAAAATAGAAACTAAATATGATTTGCAAGCGGTTATGGCTCCCAGACGTTTTTTGCCCAAGAATCAGCGACTAATTCCACGTAAGGACAATAGGAAGCTAAAACTGAAAAAACTCATAAAGGAGGCTGTAGCTAAGGCAAAATCAATAGAAGATTTGAGTTTGCTCTTGGCAGAGAAAGGTATTAAGACCATAAAGGGCCGGGGATTGAGTTTTGTAGACAATAAATCCATGAAAATTAAGGGGTCCGAAATCGGATACTCACTTGCCAAGGTTGAAAAACAAATTAAAGTCAACCTTAACCCTGAAAAAAGACCAATAGTTCGTGACCTAAAGCAAAGAATCCAGAAAATTTCTAGGTAA
- a CDS encoding plasmid mobilization protein, translating into MEDQNQLNTPFVNQGDLLPVGANKRTRILRVVCNEREKELLFAKARAAGLSLSAFLRAAAMDCKVVMKNQLPPEVLLLTARVAGCASSLNQLAKFNNQHIQFTPDEIISLFTMIEELRQVSNEIKNYLR; encoded by the coding sequence ATGGAAGATCAGAATCAACTGAACACCCCCTTTGTTAACCAAGGGGATTTGCTCCCAGTAGGAGCAAATAAACGGACCCGTATTTTACGGGTAGTATGTAACGAAAGGGAAAAAGAACTTCTTTTTGCTAAAGCAAGAGCCGCTGGTCTGTCTCTCTCGGCATTTCTGCGAGCAGCAGCGATGGACTGCAAAGTTGTCATGAAAAACCAACTTCCACCGGAAGTGCTTTTACTGACAGCCAGAGTTGCCGGGTGTGCCAGTTCTCTCAATCAGCTGGCCAAGTTTAATAATCAACACATCCAATTTACACCTGATGAAATCATCAGCTTATTCACCATGATTGAGGAGCTGCGTCAAGTGTCAAACGAAATCAAAAACTATTTAAGATGA